In the Bacillus shivajii genome, one interval contains:
- the mgrA gene encoding L-glyceraldehyde 3-phosphate reductase, producing MGYQPNEQRYESMIYNRCGKSGIKLPALSLGLWHNFGGEDVFENGRSLIRKAFDLGITHFDLANNYGPPPGSAEENFGKILRQDFAGYRDEMIISTKAGYGMWPGPYGDGGSKKYLVSSLDQSLNRMGLEYVDIFYHHRPDPETPLEETMMALDHIVKQGKALYVGISNYGLEETKQAINLLRELETPLLIHQPAYSMFNRWVEDGLTSLLKEEGAGCIAFVPLAQGLLTNRYIKGVPADSRASKENSFLNRGDITDEVIQKIQKLNEVAQQRNQSLAQMAIAWVLREQMITSCLIGASKVSQLEENVATLNNLEFNSEELQLIDNILNPD from the coding sequence ATGGGTTATCAACCGAATGAGCAAAGATATGAATCAATGATTTATAATCGATGTGGTAAATCTGGTATTAAACTACCAGCTCTTTCACTAGGACTGTGGCATAACTTTGGTGGGGAAGATGTCTTTGAAAATGGACGTTCTCTCATTAGAAAAGCATTTGATTTAGGAATTACTCACTTTGATCTTGCAAATAATTACGGCCCACCACCTGGATCGGCAGAAGAAAATTTTGGGAAGATATTGCGTCAAGATTTTGCTGGTTATAGAGACGAAATGATCATTTCTACAAAAGCAGGTTACGGAATGTGGCCGGGTCCATATGGTGATGGGGGATCAAAGAAGTACTTAGTTTCAAGTCTTGATCAAAGTTTAAATAGAATGGGACTGGAGTACGTTGATATTTTTTATCATCACAGACCAGATCCAGAAACACCTCTTGAAGAAACAATGATGGCTCTTGATCATATCGTCAAGCAAGGCAAAGCCCTTTATGTGGGGATTTCTAATTATGGGTTAGAGGAAACGAAGCAGGCGATCAATCTTTTAAGAGAATTAGAAACTCCGTTACTAATTCATCAGCCGGCTTATTCAATGTTTAATCGCTGGGTTGAGGATGGGTTAACCTCACTTCTAAAAGAGGAAGGTGCAGGTTGTATTGCCTTTGTTCCACTTGCTCAAGGGTTATTAACCAACCGATATATAAAGGGTGTTCCTGCAGATTCACGTGCATCTAAAGAAAACAGCTTTTTAAATCGTGGCGATATAACGGATGAGGTCATTCAAAAGATACAGAAATTAAACGAAGTAGCGCAACAACGTAATCAATCCCTTGCGCAAATGGCAATTGCATGGGTACTTCGTGAGCAAATGATTACTTCTTGTTTAATAGGCGCAAGCAAAGTAAGCCAACTTGAAGAGAATGTAGCGACTCTCAATAATCTGGAATTTAATTCAGAAGAGCTACAGTTAATTGATAACATATTAAACCCCGATTAA
- a CDS encoding aldo/keto reductase — MKQRPFGSTGKFVSEIGLGSWQLGNEENWGSMTESEGINIVDKALELGCNFFDTAPNYALGKSEEILGKALRGKRDKVIISSKFGHQDNGEINFDPNEIEKSVDKSLKRLQTDYLDSILLHNPPFQYLNGNMQHFEELENLKKEGKIAAYGASVDTSEEMFEVIEKTNSQVIEVMFNIFHQDTAKAFKAAHDKKIALIIKVPLDSGWLSGKYHAESTFTDIRSRWSRDIIHRRAVMLEEVNNIVEPNQSLAISALQFILAHPEVSTVIPGAKNIRQLEGNISAAQGTMDLKTVEKLKAMWENHLKDNGLPW, encoded by the coding sequence ATGAAACAAAGACCATTTGGGAGTACTGGGAAGTTTGTATCTGAAATTGGATTAGGTTCATGGCAGTTAGGCAATGAAGAAAATTGGGGATCAATGACAGAAAGTGAAGGGATAAATATTGTTGATAAAGCATTGGAATTAGGGTGCAATTTCTTCGATACAGCTCCAAATTATGCTTTAGGAAAAAGTGAAGAAATCCTCGGGAAGGCTTTGAGAGGGAAGAGGGATAAGGTGATCATAAGTAGTAAATTTGGTCATCAAGATAATGGTGAGATCAACTTTGACCCAAATGAGATAGAAAAATCTGTTGATAAAAGCCTAAAACGACTCCAAACTGATTATCTTGATTCGATTCTTTTACATAATCCACCCTTTCAGTATTTGAATGGTAATATGCAACATTTTGAAGAACTGGAGAATTTAAAAAAAGAAGGGAAAATCGCTGCTTATGGCGCTTCGGTAGATACAAGTGAAGAGATGTTTGAAGTAATCGAGAAAACAAACAGTCAAGTGATTGAAGTAATGTTTAATATTTTTCATCAGGATACAGCCAAGGCATTCAAAGCAGCTCATGACAAAAAGATAGCTCTGATTATCAAAGTTCCACTAGATTCTGGTTGGTTATCAGGTAAATATCATGCTGAGAGTACGTTTACAGATATTAGAAGTCGATGGAGTCGAGACATTATTCATAGAAGAGCAGTAATGTTAGAGGAAGTTAATAATATTGTTGAACCTAACCAAAGTCTAGCAATTAGCGCACTACAATTTATCCTTGCCCATCCAGAAGTTTCGACAGTAATTCCTGGCGCGAAAAACATCCGACAGTTAGAAGGAAATATTTCAGCGGCTCAAGGAACCATGGATTTAAAAACAGTAGAGAAACTAAAAGCAATGTGGGAGAATCATTTAAAAGACAACGGTCTTCCTTGGTGA
- a CDS encoding GH1 family beta-glucosidase: MAVIQFPKDMKWGVATASYQIEGAVNEGGRGVSIWDTFSKTPGKVVNGDNGDVACDSYHRYEEDVEIMEDLGVDFYRFSVAWPRIFPDGTGEVNREGLDYYHRLVDRLLEKGIEPMCTLYHWDLPQALQDRGGWGNRETIDAFVNYAEVMFKEFEGKIKHWITFNEPWCVSFLSNFVGAHAPGNQDLQLAVDVAHHLHVAHGKTVIRFRELGVEGQIGFAPNVEWNEPYSNQQEDIDACKRANGFFIDWFFDPVFKGSYPQFMVDWFKEKGVTLNTKEGDMEIIHQPIDFLGINFYSGGVCRYKENEGLFDHERVDIGFQKTDIGWNIYPDGFYKVLKYIGETYGDVPIYITENGSCYNDEPEHGEVKDTKRVDYLRQHLVSLHRSMEAGVNIKGYLTWSLLDNFEWAEGYTMRFGIVHVNYRTLERTKKDSFYWYKQTISNNFFEV, translated from the coding sequence ATGGCTGTAATACAATTTCCAAAAGACATGAAGTGGGGCGTCGCTACAGCTTCCTATCAAATTGAAGGGGCTGTGAACGAGGGTGGAAGAGGAGTTTCCATTTGGGATACGTTCTCAAAGACACCTGGGAAAGTAGTGAACGGTGACAATGGTGATGTGGCATGCGACAGCTACCATAGGTACGAAGAAGACGTTGAGATTATGGAAGATTTAGGTGTTGATTTTTACCGTTTTTCAGTGGCTTGGCCAAGGATCTTTCCGGATGGTACTGGTGAAGTAAACCGTGAAGGATTAGATTATTACCACCGGTTAGTTGATCGTTTACTAGAGAAGGGCATTGAACCAATGTGTACGCTCTATCACTGGGACCTTCCTCAAGCACTGCAAGATCGTGGAGGTTGGGGGAACCGTGAGACAATTGATGCTTTTGTAAACTACGCGGAAGTGATGTTTAAAGAGTTCGAAGGGAAAATCAAGCATTGGATTACCTTTAATGAGCCTTGGTGCGTATCATTTTTATCTAACTTTGTAGGTGCGCATGCACCAGGGAATCAGGACCTTCAATTAGCAGTAGATGTGGCACACCACTTACATGTTGCTCATGGGAAAACGGTCATTCGCTTTCGTGAACTTGGTGTAGAAGGGCAAATTGGTTTTGCTCCGAATGTGGAATGGAATGAACCTTACAGTAATCAGCAAGAAGATATTGATGCTTGTAAGCGTGCCAATGGCTTTTTCATAGACTGGTTTTTTGACCCTGTGTTTAAAGGGTCTTATCCGCAATTCATGGTAGATTGGTTCAAGGAAAAGGGTGTTACGTTAAACACGAAAGAAGGGGACATGGAAATCATCCATCAGCCAATTGATTTCCTTGGTATCAATTTCTACTCAGGTGGTGTCTGTCGTTACAAAGAAAACGAAGGGTTGTTCGATCACGAACGTGTGGATATTGGTTTTCAGAAAACAGATATTGGTTGGAATATATACCCGGATGGTTTCTACAAAGTATTAAAGTATATTGGAGAGACTTATGGAGATGTGCCGATCTACATTACGGAAAATGGTTCTTGTTATAATGATGAACCAGAGCATGGAGAAGTGAAGGATACTAAGCGAGTCGATTATTTAAGGCAGCACTTGGTTTCCTTACACAGAAGTATGGAAGCAGGTGTAAATATTAAAGGATATTTAACTTGGTCTTTACTAGATAACTTTGAGTGGGCTGAAGGATACACCATGCGTTTCGGAATCGTCCACGTAAATTATCGAACGTTGGAACGTACAAAGAAAGACAGTTTCTATTGGTATAAACAAACGATTTCAAATAATTTCTTCGAAGTATAA
- a CDS encoding ABC transporter substrate-binding protein → MSKFLKLVGTTALSISLLAACGGNGEEEVDNTGDDATSDDTTSEAIGDGEIELVFWEFGNTGYDKLIEEYVAENPHVTINLQNQDMNDLHDNLFTSISAGSGAPDITMVEEAQIERYRDAEHAFTNLFDHGAESVRDNYLDWVFENGENADGSFLFGLPTDIGPTVMYYRTDVFEEAGFDSSPEAVSELITTWEDFEEVAEVIKEETGKLMTDSGELVYNARRDQATQQYFNTDDELIIEEHDQIRDAYDYVTNLHGNDLVGDIPLWTPEWFSGMDEGTYATMLAPAWMQGVIKDNSPEEGVWSITTMPEGAGNWGGSYLTIPEESDHPEEAYKFIEWLTAPEQQLESFLDYGLFPSAPAVYDMPEFKEFEDDYFGGIATAQIFSEAAEQVEPVYKGRLYYPVDDEFKEALGNVASGADPEEEWEDALQRIERILTR, encoded by the coding sequence ATGTCTAAATTTTTGAAACTTGTTGGAACGACTGCTTTATCTATCTCATTACTTGCAGCATGTGGAGGGAATGGAGAAGAAGAAGTGGATAACACAGGTGATGATGCAACTAGTGACGACACAACATCAGAGGCGATTGGCGATGGTGAAATCGAATTAGTATTTTGGGAGTTCGGTAACACTGGATATGATAAATTGATTGAAGAATATGTTGCAGAGAACCCTCATGTAACGATTAACCTTCAAAACCAGGACATGAATGACTTACACGACAACTTATTTACTTCAATCTCTGCTGGTTCTGGCGCGCCAGATATCACGATGGTTGAGGAGGCACAAATTGAGAGGTATCGTGATGCAGAGCATGCATTTACAAATCTGTTTGATCATGGTGCTGAATCTGTAAGAGATAACTACCTTGATTGGGTATTCGAAAACGGAGAAAATGCCGATGGTAGCTTCCTATTTGGTTTACCAACAGATATTGGTCCAACTGTAATGTATTATCGTACAGATGTTTTTGAAGAAGCAGGTTTCGATTCTTCTCCAGAAGCTGTTTCTGAACTAATTACTACTTGGGAAGATTTTGAAGAAGTTGCTGAGGTAATTAAAGAGGAAACTGGAAAATTAATGACTGACTCTGGTGAACTTGTTTACAATGCACGTCGTGACCAAGCAACCCAGCAATACTTTAACACGGATGACGAACTAATTATTGAAGAGCATGATCAAATTAGAGATGCTTATGACTATGTTACTAACTTACATGGAAATGATTTAGTAGGAGATATTCCTCTTTGGACTCCTGAGTGGTTCAGTGGCATGGACGAAGGGACTTACGCTACAATGCTAGCACCAGCTTGGATGCAAGGTGTAATTAAAGACAATAGCCCAGAAGAAGGAGTTTGGTCTATCACTACGATGCCAGAAGGTGCTGGTAACTGGGGAGGGTCTTACTTAACTATTCCAGAAGAAAGTGATCACCCAGAAGAAGCTTACAAGTTTATCGAGTGGTTAACTGCTCCAGAGCAACAATTAGAATCATTCTTAGATTATGGCTTGTTCCCATCTGCTCCTGCTGTATATGATATGCCTGAGTTTAAGGAATTTGAAGATGATTATTTTGGTGGAATCGCAACAGCACAAATATTCTCAGAAGCTGCTGAACAAGTAGAACCAGTATATAAAGGTCGTCTATACTATCCAGTTGATGATGAATTTAAAGAAGCACTTGGTAACGTTGCAAGTGGTGCAGACCCAGAGGAAGAATGGGAAGATGCCCTTCAAAGAATTGAAAGAATCTTAACACGCTAA
- a CDS encoding carbohydrate ABC transporter permease: MEKTKKAKRLTEKRRTALSAYLFISPFFILFAIFGLFPMIFSFYLSFFRWDGLNPMVFNGFKNFEFILNDPEFFSAIKNTFIIGILGTLPQIFFAIIIAFALNSALIRFRNTFRIFIFLPYITSIVAVAIIFGIVFNNQPFGFANYVLSFFDIDPIRWNAEYWPVKIAISTMVFWRWVGYNTIIFLAGMQSIPRELYEAAKIDGATLSQQIRLITLPMLKPITMFVVFTATIGSLQLFTEPLIFLGRGLREEGITMVAYLWRDAFVYNSFGTASAAAIVLFLIIITLTAINLFITSRVGRSKKIS, from the coding sequence TTGGAAAAGACTAAAAAGGCCAAACGGCTAACCGAGAAAAGACGCACAGCTTTATCAGCATATTTGTTTATCTCTCCATTCTTTATTTTATTCGCCATTTTTGGGTTGTTTCCAATGATATTCAGCTTTTACCTATCGTTCTTTCGCTGGGACGGCTTGAACCCGATGGTATTTAATGGATTCAAAAACTTTGAGTTTATTCTTAACGATCCAGAGTTTTTTTCGGCGATAAAAAATACGTTTATTATCGGGATATTGGGAACACTACCACAAATCTTTTTTGCGATTATTATCGCGTTTGCCTTAAATTCAGCACTTATACGTTTTCGTAATACATTTAGAATATTCATTTTCTTACCATATATTACGTCAATCGTTGCAGTTGCCATCATCTTTGGTATCGTATTTAACAACCAGCCATTTGGATTTGCAAACTATGTGTTGAGCTTTTTTGATATAGATCCAATTCGTTGGAATGCAGAATACTGGCCGGTAAAAATCGCTATCTCCACGATGGTATTCTGGCGTTGGGTCGGGTACAACACAATTATATTCTTAGCTGGAATGCAGAGTATTCCAAGGGAGCTTTACGAGGCAGCGAAGATTGATGGAGCAACGCTGAGTCAGCAAATACGTCTCATTACACTCCCAATGCTTAAGCCTATTACGATGTTTGTTGTTTTTACAGCAACGATCGGAAGCTTACAGCTATTCACTGAGCCATTGATTTTCTTAGGACGAGGCTTACGTGAAGAAGGGATTACAATGGTTGCTTACTTATGGAGAGATGCATTTGTTTACAATTCCTTTGGCACCGCATCTGCTGCAGCAATTGTCTTGTTTTTGATTATTATTACACTAACGGCAATCAACCTATTTATTACAAGTCGAGTTGGCCGTTCGAAAAAAATTAGTTAG
- a CDS encoding carbohydrate ABC transporter permease translates to MAAKKEVGEGKFSLKKAIVYLFLTVASIVSLFPFYYMFVMASRLNREINSVPPPFTPGNHLVENFQKVTDNIDFFGAMWNSLFVATTITIGTLFLCSLAGYTFAKLEFKGKNVLFVLILVTMMVPPQLGLIPQYYIITSLGWLNDFRAIIIPGLINGFGIFWMRQYIKDGVPYEIVEAAKIDGCSNFRIYWNVVVPMILPAFATLGIIVFMHVWNDFLWPLVVLRDPSMHTIQVALRALNDARQMDYGMIMSGTFWATVPLIIVFLLFNRLFIQSLSEGAVKS, encoded by the coding sequence ATGGCAGCGAAAAAAGAAGTTGGAGAAGGGAAATTCTCATTGAAAAAAGCAATTGTCTACTTATTTTTAACCGTCGCATCTATAGTTTCCCTGTTCCCGTTCTATTATATGTTCGTGATGGCAAGTCGCTTAAATAGAGAGATCAACTCAGTACCGCCACCGTTCACCCCTGGTAACCATTTAGTGGAGAACTTTCAAAAGGTAACCGACAATATCGATTTCTTCGGAGCGATGTGGAACTCCTTATTTGTTGCTACAACTATTACGATCGGAACACTATTCTTGTGTTCACTAGCAGGGTACACGTTCGCGAAGCTTGAGTTTAAAGGGAAAAATGTATTGTTCGTTCTAATATTAGTAACGATGATGGTTCCGCCACAGTTAGGGTTAATACCACAATACTATATCATTACCTCGCTCGGTTGGTTAAATGACTTTAGAGCAATTATTATTCCTGGACTCATTAATGGATTCGGTATCTTCTGGATGAGGCAGTATATTAAAGATGGTGTGCCTTACGAAATCGTTGAGGCTGCGAAAATTGATGGATGCTCGAACTTCCGAATCTATTGGAATGTTGTTGTACCAATGATTCTTCCGGCATTCGCGACCCTAGGTATTATCGTATTTATGCACGTCTGGAACGACTTTTTATGGCCACTCGTCGTGTTACGTGATCCGTCTATGCACACGATCCAAGTTGCATTGCGTGCGTTGAACGACGCTCGTCAAATGGACTATGGTATGATTATGTCTGGAACGTTTTGGGCAACAGTACCGTTAATTATCGTGTTCTTATTATTCAACCGACTATTTATTCAGAGTTTGTCTGAAGGTGCTGTAAAGAGCTAA
- a CDS encoding YesL family protein, with the protein MIFQAAETAYRFIALNILWLLFFLAGLGVFGFMPATLALFGVVREWIKGEKDLPLFKTYLKLFKAEFVRSNLLGAFFLIVFYIIYVNFSFVSYFYHESIHFYIYLIILGFATIAVMTFLNIFSVMAHFEYKKSVQYFKVAIGLVFARPMITLVQLIWLVAYLLVAINFPKVFLAIGISVFAYVLMGVNYSVFKKYNAV; encoded by the coding sequence ATGATATTTCAAGCCGCTGAAACTGCCTACCGATTCATAGCGTTAAACATCTTGTGGTTACTGTTCTTTTTGGCAGGACTAGGTGTGTTTGGATTCATGCCTGCGACTCTAGCCCTGTTTGGAGTTGTTAGAGAATGGATTAAAGGGGAAAAGGACCTTCCCCTTTTTAAAACTTATTTAAAACTTTTTAAAGCTGAATTTGTACGGTCGAATCTTTTAGGTGCATTTTTCTTAATCGTGTTTTATATTATTTATGTGAACTTCTCGTTTGTTTCGTATTTTTATCACGAGTCGATTCACTTTTACATCTATTTGATCATTTTGGGATTCGCGACTATTGCAGTGATGACCTTTTTAAACATCTTCTCTGTAATGGCGCATTTCGAATATAAGAAGTCCGTTCAATACTTCAAAGTAGCGATTGGTCTTGTGTTTGCCAGACCAATGATCACATTGGTACAACTCATTTGGTTGGTCGCATACTTATTAGTAGCTATTAATTTTCCTAAAGTATTTCTAGCCATTGGCATTAGTGTTTTTGCGTATGTGCTCATGGGGGTCAATTATTCGGTCTTTAAAAAATATAATGCAGTATAA
- a CDS encoding LacI family DNA-binding transcriptional regulator → MATIYDIAKKTGYSISTVSKVLNKRSDVGEKAKKIINEAVEELGYLPSSSARTLSTKKSWTIGVVFVEQSGIGMEHPFFNAVIESFKKSAEKEGYDLLFASNNVGNVPKSYVDHFHYRGVDGVVVVCSTLNSPDVQGLMESDIPSVVIDLDLRGASVVFSDNVQGSELAVDYLHSLGHKKIAHISGSKKTFVGEQRLKGFLSGMKRKELPVPKEYLVDGGFFMSDGGKEAMEKLLKLDDKPTAVYVAADLMAIGAITAIQEFGLKVPDDISIIGFDDIQIGRYMTPGLTTIKQDTTLIGKTAASLLIEQIIMKKKQFMSVKIPVSLVERTSCRPIE, encoded by the coding sequence ATGGCCACGATTTATGATATCGCCAAGAAAACAGGATATTCGATAAGTACTGTTTCTAAGGTATTAAATAAACGCTCCGATGTAGGAGAAAAGGCAAAGAAAATCATCAATGAAGCAGTGGAAGAATTGGGTTACCTTCCAAGTTCCAGTGCAAGGACGCTTTCGACAAAAAAGTCTTGGACGATTGGCGTGGTTTTCGTAGAGCAATCAGGAATTGGAATGGAGCACCCTTTCTTTAATGCTGTCATTGAGAGCTTTAAAAAATCAGCAGAAAAGGAAGGCTATGACCTACTCTTTGCTTCCAACAATGTTGGAAATGTGCCGAAGTCATACGTAGACCACTTCCATTACAGGGGGGTTGATGGAGTTGTTGTTGTTTGTTCCACGTTGAACTCGCCTGATGTGCAAGGGTTAATGGAATCGGACATCCCATCTGTCGTTATCGACCTTGATTTAAGGGGAGCAAGTGTAGTGTTTAGTGATAACGTTCAGGGTAGTGAGTTAGCGGTTGATTACTTACATTCCTTAGGACATAAAAAAATAGCTCATATCTCTGGGAGTAAAAAAACATTTGTAGGGGAACAGCGTCTAAAGGGATTTCTTAGTGGGATGAAGAGGAAAGAACTTCCTGTACCTAAGGAATATTTGGTTGACGGTGGTTTCTTTATGAGCGACGGCGGAAAAGAGGCGATGGAAAAGCTCTTAAAGCTAGATGATAAGCCGACAGCCGTTTATGTCGCAGCCGATTTGATGGCAATAGGTGCCATAACTGCCATTCAAGAGTTCGGATTGAAGGTTCCAGATGATATTTCTATCATAGGTTTCGATGATATCCAAATTGGCAGATATATGACGCCAGGATTAACGACAATCAAACAGGATACAACCTTGATAGGGAAAACAGCAGCGAGTCTTCTAATCGAACAAATTATTATGAAGAAAAAGCAGTTCATGTCTGTGAAAATACCAGTTTCGTTAGTAGAAAGAACATCTTGTAGACCAATAGAGTGA
- a CDS encoding ROK family protein gives MEVRKYLSFDIGGTSVKWGILDESGMIHHKDQFSSNDGDSETVLNGLREKIVEYKHDVNGVSISAPGFINSPKGYIENGGTIKGFHGLHLQKMLEEEFPLKVSIENDANCAALAEKWLGKGKGSSDFLCITIGTAVGGGLVLNDQLYSGHAFRAGEFGYMITQGIQTNIPKNNSLNRVASMKFLRAKYAEYYSMSLDDVTGEDIFRAYDDQDPVAIQMVESFYQSLALGIYNLCSVLNPEKVLLGGAVTSRPSFLDELNRQLNYINQFWDIHLDRCHFRNDAGLVGAVAYYREKYEK, from the coding sequence ATGGAAGTGAGGAAATATTTGTCCTTTGATATTGGGGGCACAAGTGTAAAATGGGGAATTTTAGATGAAAGTGGAATGATTCATCATAAAGATCAATTTTCTTCTAACGATGGGGATAGTGAAACGGTCTTAAATGGACTTCGTGAAAAAATTGTTGAATATAAGCATGACGTAAATGGGGTTTCTATCAGTGCGCCAGGCTTTATCAATTCTCCAAAGGGTTACATTGAAAACGGTGGAACGATTAAAGGTTTCCATGGTTTACATCTTCAGAAAATGTTAGAAGAGGAATTTCCCCTTAAGGTTTCCATTGAAAATGATGCCAATTGTGCTGCCCTTGCTGAGAAATGGTTAGGTAAAGGAAAAGGGTCTTCTGACTTCCTGTGTATCACTATCGGAACAGCAGTCGGTGGAGGGTTGGTTTTAAACGATCAATTGTATAGTGGACATGCGTTTCGTGCAGGGGAGTTTGGATACATGATCACTCAAGGTATTCAAACGAATATTCCGAAAAACAACAGTCTAAATAGGGTTGCGTCTATGAAGTTTCTTCGTGCTAAATATGCAGAATATTACTCGATGTCGCTAGACGATGTGACAGGGGAGGATATTTTCCGAGCATACGACGACCAAGATCCTGTAGCGATACAAATGGTAGAAAGTTTTTATCAAAGCCTTGCTTTAGGGATTTATAATTTGTGTTCGGTATTGAACCCCGAAAAAGTCCTTCTAGGAGGAGCGGTGACTTCACGGCCTAGCTTTCTTGATGAATTAAATAGACAACTAAACTATATCAACCAATTTTGGGACATTCACCTAGACCGATGTCACTTTCGAAATGATGCAGGTTTAGTTGGTGCAGTTGCCTATTATAGAGAAAAGTACGAAAAGTAG
- a CDS encoding MurR/RpiR family transcriptional regulator, whose translation MFTPEQLARFSELDSHLYHYITTNSEKVIYMRIRELAEIAHVSPTSILRFCKKVDCDGFSEFKTKLKIHLNQSESKSINDPYETMTEFLERTLKTDYQEKVTEIAECIANSDHVVFLGTGSSGILAEYASRYFSSLKKFSLAINDPYFPITGNFMKNSTVIVLSVSGETPSIISKINKFREEGANIVTITNSKACTAVKLSDHYLSYYVNRELIKDADITTQLPVIYLIETLAKDTYKTLQQTNNDLPSE comes from the coding sequence ATGTTTACTCCTGAACAACTAGCTCGATTTTCTGAACTTGATTCTCATTTATATCATTACATCACAACAAACAGTGAAAAGGTTATTTACATGAGAATACGTGAATTAGCTGAAATCGCTCATGTATCTCCAACTTCTATTTTGCGTTTTTGCAAAAAAGTAGATTGTGATGGTTTTTCTGAATTTAAAACAAAATTAAAAATTCACCTTAATCAATCAGAATCTAAATCAATTAATGATCCGTATGAAACAATGACAGAGTTTCTGGAGCGAACTTTAAAAACCGATTACCAAGAAAAAGTTACAGAGATTGCAGAATGCATCGCTAACTCTGACCATGTAGTTTTCCTTGGAACAGGAAGTTCAGGGATTCTAGCAGAATATGCCTCTCGTTATTTTTCCAGTTTAAAGAAATTCTCATTGGCAATTAACGACCCTTACTTTCCTATTACCGGTAATTTCATGAAAAATAGTACCGTCATTGTTTTATCAGTTTCTGGAGAAACTCCAAGTATCATTTCAAAAATAAATAAATTCCGTGAAGAAGGGGCAAACATCGTTACAATTACTAACTCAAAAGCTTGTACTGCGGTTAAATTATCTGATCATTATCTTTCTTACTACGTTAACCGAGAACTCATTAAAGATGCAGACATTACTACCCAGCTTCCTGTCATTTATTTAATCGAAACATTAGCTAAAGACACATATAAAACGTTACAACAAACAAACAACGACCTACCTTCGGAATAA